A segment of the Streptomyces sp. NBC_00376 genome:
GGTGACCCACGATCTCGGTGTGGTCGCCGAGGTGTGTCACCAGGTCGTGGTGATGTACGGCGGCCAGTGCGTGGAACGGGCGACCGTCACCGACCTGTTCCGCAAACCACAACACCCCTACACCCAGGGGCTGCTGACCTCCATGCCTTCACTGGCACGGCGCTCCGAGCGGCTCAGCCCGATCCCGGGCTTCCCGCCGTCGCTGCTGGCGCTGCCCGAGGGCTGTCTGTTCGCGGACCGCTGCCCGAAGACGCACCTGGTGCCGGACGGAGCCTGCGGAACCCGGCGGCCGGCCCTGACCGGTCACGACGGGCACCTTTCGCGGTGCCACCTGAAGAGCCCGCAACCGGCCGGAGAGGCGACCCGATGACACCGCTGCTGCAGGTCACCGATCTGACCAAGCACTTCCCGATCCGATCCGGCGCGTTCCGCCCCGGCGCCTTCCGGTCCGGCGGCGGCGTGATCAAAGCCGTCGACGGTGTCAGCTTCTCGGTCGGGGCCGGCCAGACCCTCGGGCTGGTCGGCGAGTCCGGCTGCGGCAAGTCGACCACCGCCCGGCTGCTCATGCGGCTGCTGGAGCCCACCTCCGGGAGCATTCGGCTGGAGGGCCGGGAGATCGCCGAACTGCGCCGCTCCGAACTGCAGGAGTACCGGCGCCGGGTGCAGATGGTGTTCCAGAACCCCTCCTCCTCGCTCAACCCGCGCCAGTCCGTGGGCGGTGCGATCGCCGCACCGCTGGTGGCCCAGCGGATCACACCGGCCGGCGGCGTCAAGGCCAAGGTGCGGGACCTGATGGACCGGGTCGGACTGCGCCCCGACCACTACAACCGCTTCCCGCACGAGTTCTCCGGCGGCCAGAAACAGCGCGTGGGCATCGCCCGTGCCCTCGCCCTGGACCCACAGCTGATCATCTGCGACGAGCCGGTGTCCGCGCTGGACGTCTCGGTGCAGGCACAGGTGATCAATCTGCTGGAGGACATCCAGCGGGACACCGGGGTGGCGTACCTCTTCATCGCCCATGACCTGTCCGTGGTCGACCACTTCGCCGACCGCATCGCGGTGATGTACCTGGGCCGGATCATGGAGTACGGAGACACCGCCGAGGTCTTCGACGCCCCTCGGCATCCCTATACCCGGGCGCTGCTGTCGGCCGTCCCGCAACCGGACCCGACGGCGGACCGTAGCGGACGGATCCGGCTGTCCGGCGATCTGCCCAGCCCGGCCGACCCACCGCGCGG
Coding sequences within it:
- a CDS encoding ABC transporter ATP-binding protein; this encodes MTPLLQVTDLTKHFPIRSGAFRPGAFRSGGGVIKAVDGVSFSVGAGQTLGLVGESGCGKSTTARLLMRLLEPTSGSIRLEGREIAELRRSELQEYRRRVQMVFQNPSSSLNPRQSVGGAIAAPLVAQRITPAGGVKAKVRDLMDRVGLRPDHYNRFPHEFSGGQKQRVGIARALALDPQLIICDEPVSALDVSVQAQVINLLEDIQRDTGVAYLFIAHDLSVVDHFADRIAVMYLGRIMEYGDTAEVFDAPRHPYTRALLSAVPQPDPTADRSGRIRLSGDLPSPADPPRGCVFRSRCPAHPLLGPEQRQLCTDSVPGGDIACHHTDAVAEAVAR